Proteins encoded together in one Ciona intestinalis chromosome 1, KH, whole genome shotgun sequence window:
- the LOC100178949 gene encoding claudin-1-like isoform X3: MDNLLVQKLQQLMAVIGGISSIMIAFVLAAPFWKQTLSQDSLQIYNTLYGFQGMWMNCLFSAGRIQCIQVGLVPSFYSNGSDVYAYLNAFRALMIIGFIASLGGVVCSVLGMRCASVVDEESKAKRWIVIIGGLCHIAAGVLTGICVSWYAAEVVWEYYSPYYQTQKLKYTLGACLYVGWIAMLFALVAGCLMTCCACCNKPADSTNTYSYNPAKLQAPNHSYPEPTVYRSEPVVEKAVYDHRPDYYRSSSKSKRSKYSNRRDEHSSSGSSSRSNSPSRHSRSHKSRSSRHASDSIRASGFV, encoded by the exons ATGGATAACTTGCTTGTACAAAAGCTACAGCAATTGATGGCTGTAATTGGTGGAATAAGTTCGATCATGATTGCATTTGTGCTTGCTGCTCCATTCTGGAAGCAAACTTTATCCCAGGATTCACTTCAAATCTACAATACGTTATATGGGTTCCAAGGCATGTGGATGAACTGCTTGTTTTCTGCTGGAAGAATTCAATGTATTCAAGTTGGTTTGGTCCCAAGTTTCTACAGCAACGGATCTGATGTTTACG CATACTTGAATGCATTTCGTGCCTTAATGATCATCGGATTCATCGCATCTCTTGGTGGTGTCGTGTGTTCAGTGCTTGGGATGAGATGTGCGAGTGTTGTGGATGAGGAAAGCAAAGCTAAAAGATGGATCGTGATCATTGGTGGATTATGTCACATTGCGGCCG GAGTTCTAACAGGTATATGTGTTTCCTGGTACGCTGCTGAGGTTGTTTGGGAATATTATTCGCCCTATTACCAAACTCAAAAGCTCAAGTATACACTCGGTGCTTGTTTGTACGTTGGCTGGATTGCCATGTTATTTGCTCTGGTGGCTGGCTGTTTGATGACTTGCTGCGCCTGTTGCAATAAACCTGCAGACAGTACCAACACTTATTCTTACAATCCTGCAAAACTACAGGCACCAAATCATTCTTATCCAG AGCCTACCGTTTACCGAAGTGAACCTGTGGTCGAAAAGGCAGTATATGATCATAGACCTGACTACTATCGGTCATCCTCTAAAAGCAAACGGTCCAAGTACTCCAACAGACGAGATGAACATTCAAGCAGCGGTTCCAGCAGTCGATCAAACAGTCCAAGCCGCCACAGCCGAAGCCACAAAAGCAGAAGCAGCCGACATGCAAGTGACAGTATAAGAGCAAGCGGTTTTGTTTAA
- the LOC100178949 gene encoding claudin-4-like isoform X2 codes for MIKNDPYDEEEERGPTSHTLRNISFALGSIACIMIIFCVAAPYWRTTSTWGSALVISNIWAFEGIFLTCVQSTGMQGDDQCYQMPTFAGYGTGGYGGASGINTAFAIGVYTYLNAFRALMIIGFIASLGGVVCSVLGMRCASVVDEESKAKRWIVIIGGLCHIAAGVLTGICVSWYAAEVVWEYYSPYYQTQKLKYTLGACLYVGWIAMLFALVAGCLMTCCACCNKPADSTNTYSYNPAKLQAPNHSYPEPTVYRSEPVVEKAVYDHRPDYYRSSSKSKRSKYSNRRDEHSSSGSSSRSNSPSRHSRSHKSRSSRHASDSIRASGFV; via the exons atgataaagaaCGATCCGTATGATGAAGAGGAAGAAAGGGGTCCCACATCCCACACACTGCGGAATATTTCATTTGCTCTTGGTTCCATTGCTTGCATTATGATTATATTCTGCGTGGCTGCGCCGTATTGGCGAACTACTTCAACTTGGGGCAGTGCACTCGTTATTTCCAACATTTGGGCATTTGAAGGGATATTCTTAACCTGTGTACAAAGTACTGGTATGCAAGGAGATGATCAATGTTATCAAATGCCCACATTCGCTGGTTATGGAACTGGAGGATACGGTGGTGCTTCGGGAATAAACACCGCATTTGCAATAGGAGTGTaca CATACTTGAATGCATTTCGTGCCTTAATGATCATCGGATTCATCGCATCTCTTGGTGGTGTCGTGTGTTCAGTGCTTGGGATGAGATGTGCGAGTGTTGTGGATGAGGAAAGCAAAGCTAAAAGATGGATCGTGATCATTGGTGGATTATGTCACATTGCGGCCG GAGTTCTAACAGGTATATGTGTTTCCTGGTACGCTGCTGAGGTTGTTTGGGAATATTATTCGCCCTATTACCAAACTCAAAAGCTCAAGTATACACTCGGTGCTTGTTTGTACGTTGGCTGGATTGCCATGTTATTTGCTCTGGTGGCTGGCTGTTTGATGACTTGCTGCGCCTGTTGCAATAAACCTGCAGACAGTACCAACACTTATTCTTACAATCCTGCAAAACTACAGGCACCAAATCATTCTTATCCAG AGCCTACCGTTTACCGAAGTGAACCTGTGGTCGAAAAGGCAGTATATGATCATAGACCTGACTACTATCGGTCATCCTCTAAAAGCAAACGGTCCAAGTACTCCAACAGACGAGATGAACATTCAAGCAGCGGTTCCAGCAGTCGATCAAACAGTCCAAGCCGCCACAGCCGAAGCCACAAAAGCAGAAGCAGCCGACATGCAAGTGACAGTATAAGAGCAAGCGGTTTTGTTTAA
- the LOC100178139 gene encoding lys-63-specific deubiquitinase BRCC36, with product MGSVSRVYLQADAYLSCITHALSNESEEVMGLCIGEMVEKVTGCEIHISAVMLLRRMDKRKDRVEISVEQLSNASTHAEELAKKSGKPLRIVGWYHSHPHITVWPSHVDVQTQAMYQMMDQSFVGLIFSCFNENKANMQTIEATCFQSVRESPEWDAPRYQRIEIPMQIERGNTVSQFNFQTLTNLPKILIQEESEMYDKACGSCGDGVMTQIHNASVHAQSLCNITETITSPLLHVLEATNKKHEMELERIKLENEELKQQIAALSTELEIEV from the exons ATGGGTTCTGTTTCACGTGTTTATCTTCAAGCGGATGCTTATTTGAGTTGCATAACCCATGCTTTGTCAAACGAATCTGAAGAAGTCATGGGACTTTGCATTGGAGAAATGGTAGAAAAG GTAACAGGTTGCGAAATCCATATAAGTGCCGTCATGTTGCTTAGAAGAATGGATAAGAGGAAAGATAGAGTTGAAATTTCGGTGGAACAATTATCAAATGCATCAACACACGCTGAG gaactaGCCAAGAAAAGTGGTAAACCCCTTCGAATTGTTGGATGGTATCATTCACATCCTCATATTACTGTTTGGCCTTCCCATGTTG ATGTTCAGACGCAAGCAATGTACCAAATGATGGACCAATCATTTGTTGGTCTTATATTTTCCTGTTTCAATGAAAACAAAGCCAACATG CAAACAATAGAAGCAACATGTTTTCAATCTGTACGAGAATCACCTGAATGGGATGCTCCTCG ATATCAAAGAATAGAAATCCCTATGCAGATTGAACGAGGAAATACAGTGAGTCAGTTCAATTTTCAAACATTAACCAATCTTCCAAAGATATTAATACAAGAAGAATCGGAGATGTATGACAAAGCATGTGG GTCATGTGGTGATGGGGTAATGACACAAATACATAATGCGTCGGTTCATGCACAAAGTTTGTGCAATATAACGGAAACTATTACTTCTCCATTGTTGCATGTTCTTGAagctacaaataaaaaacatgagATGGAGTTAGAGAGAATCAAACTAGAGAATgaagaattaaaacaacaaattgcTGCGCTATCAACAGAGCTAGAAATCGAAGTATAA
- the LOC100183654 gene encoding H/ACA ribonucleoprotein complex subunit DKC1, with protein MGRVIRTYSIHFVHVVEGVTPRPCFYELCTCFALIISLLAPLVNADCFVIEIMENGKDSTKKKKKAKNVNVAEAQRSGDFLIEPEDKPPPKLNTSDWPLLLKNHNQLNIRTNHYTPLPFGCSPLKRNIHEYVRTGFINLDKPANPSSHEVVAWLRRILKVEKTGHSGTLDPKVTGCLIVCVERATRLVKSQQSAGKEYVCIVRLHGVIENQLKLARAIETLTGALFQRPPLISAVKRQLRVRTIYQSKLLEYDMDKRLGVFWVSCEAGTYIRTLCVHLGLLLGVGGQMQELRRVRSGIMSENDDLVTMHDVLDAQYQLDHHKDETHLRRVISPLEKLLVSHKRIILKDSAVNAICYGAKILLPGVLRYEDGIEVNQEIVIITTKGEAICLAIALMTTAVISTCDHGIVAKIKRVIMERDTYPRKWGLGPKASLKKSMIKKGLLGKYGKPNEKTPKDYLEGNPDFSLTDVGTIVKTPEAAEDISTAGVKRKRNSSDSSSESAPQAKIEVIETPVTVKKTKDGKEKKKDKKEKKEKKKAKKSKGDESLDASVLDKTAETTDGELKSPEKKKKKKDKSEKDKKKKKTSE; from the exons ATGGGCAGAG TCATTAGGACGTATAGCATACATTTCGTCCACGTGGTTGAAGGTGTGACCCCGCGACCCTGCTTTTACGAGTTATGCACGTGTTTTGCTTTAATCATTTCGCTGCTTGCTCCGCTGGTGAATGCcgattgttttgtaatagaaATAATGGAGAATGGAAAAG ACTCTaccaaaaagaaaaagaaggcGAAGAATGTTAATGTTGCG GAAGCTCAACGAAGTGGAGATTTTTTGATTGAACCTGAAGATAAACCACCACCAAAGCTTAACACATCAGATTGGccacttttattaaaaaatcacaatCAACTGAATATCCGAACAAATCATTACACTCCGCTTCCTTTTGGTTGTTCACCTTTAAAACGAAATATTCATGAATATGTGAG AACTGGATTTATAAATCTCGATAAACCGGCCAACCCATCCTCACATGAAGTTGTTGCTTGGTTGAGAAGAATCCTGAAGGTAGAGAAGACGGGGCATAGTGGAACACTTGATCCAAAAGTAACTGGATGTCTCATTGTGTGTGTGGAACGAGCAACACGACTCGTCAAATCTCAGCAGTCTGCTG GTAAAGAATATGTCTGCATTGTAAGATTACATGGTGTTATTGAAAATCAGCTTAAGCTGGCAAGG GCAATTGAAACCCTTACAGGAGCTTTGTTTCAACGACCACCTTTAATATCTGCTGTCAAACGACAACTTCGTGTGAGAACAATCTATCAGAGCAAACTATTAGAGTATGATATGGACAAAAGACTTG GCGTTTTCTGGGTAAGTTGTGAAGCCGGCACTTACATTCGAACTCTGTGTGTTCATCTTGGTTTATTGCTCGGAGTTGGAGGTCAGATGCAAGAGTTACGAAGAGTTCGATCAGGAATTATGTCAGAAAAT GATGATCTTGTCACGATGCATGATGTGCTGGATGCTCAATATCAGCTTGATCATCATAAAGATGAAACTCATCTTCGAAGGGTTATCAGTCCATTAGAAAAGTTGCTTGTTTCACataaaagaattattttaaaagacagTGCT GTAAATGCAATTTGTTATGGTGCAAAGATATTGTTACCTGGCGTTTTGAGGTATGAAGATGGAATTGAAGTAAACCAGGAAATTGTGATAATCACAACAAAAGGAGAAGCAATTTGTCTTG CAATTGCACTTATGACCACTGCCGTGATATCAACCTGCGATCACGGGATTGTTGCCAAAATCAAACGCGTCATCATGGAACGGGACACTTACCCCAGAAAATGGGGTTTAGGGCCTAAG GCATCTTTAAAGAAGAGCATGATCAAAAAAGGTTTGCTGGGAAAATATGGAAAACCAAACGAAAAAACACCAAAAGATTATTTAGAAGGCAACCCTGATTTTAG CTTAACAGATGTTGGtacaatcgttaaaacaccAGAAGCTGCTGAAGACATTTCCACCGCAGGAGTTAAG AGAAAACGCAATTCCAGTGACAGTTCTTCTGAATCCGCACCTCAAGCTAAAATTGAAGTAATTGAAACCCCAG tTACTGTAAAAAAGACTAAAGAtggtaaagaaaaaaagaaagataaaaaagaaaagaaggaAAAAAAGAAAGCGAAGAAATCTAAAGGAGATGAATCCCTTGATGCATCTGTTTTAGATAAAACTGCTGAAACAACAGATGGTGAACTTAAg tctccggagaagaagaagaaaaagaaagataAATCTGAAAAGgataaaaagaagaaaaaaactaGTGAATGA
- the LOC100181304 gene encoding uncharacterized protein LOC100181304: MKSQGSSLFLIKIAFVYIVPTIASLRCLNCRSSKSLAACYAEGRIEECWQRDHVCYTEVRYEQRNPSTGVYSHTRINAGCKQEAACINNERRNSMNCYHGWVRNPQRCYRCCKNQDCVGERKERKTPPCQKAMLDYFNRFDANEDGLVEAWEADLQSSGRGMKSKSVFASLLNVQNNFRQTGVTLGVFTEAMSAWLEEKKLVADRNGNGKISFWEFYWFLRNEMHMVTKGSIGRKKAEEMFFRMAGPRRQLDLCQFMNIYSNKVSKELTVIRCKEKLYTPSHGTKSCTNSDVTDSVCTFKCNLGYRMIGNGTITCARTARWTSKPPRCERIKCFPETISLHGGMITCSNSNYAFSQCRAECNESRGFVMTGEGTKSCRGDGTWSEEQACCSRPCPPYAILDLVLIFDSSSSVGLENWKKLMKFCAEIVGSFTIGRDLMRVGAFRYNQRVDTATEVLLGEIDTFDELKTKVHKIPYNGSGTRTGNALLHAYNHSLNAPGNRPNVRDIVLVFTDGVSHDDVIEPARLLQSRGADINVVGIKNSRGRLDINQMREMVSKPIDEHITVISQGFESLTSEFVNRISRLVCGNPCKHIIS, from the exons ATGAAATCACAAGGGAGCTCGCTTTTTCTAATTAAAATAGCATTCGTATATATCGTGCCTACCATAGCAA GTTTGAGGTGTTTGAACTGCAGATCAAGCAAATCACTCGCCGCGTGTTATGCAGAGGGAAGAATAGAAGAATGTTGGCAGAGAGACCAC GTCTGTTACACCGAAGTGCGTTACGAGCAACGTAATCCTTCAACCGGTGTGTACAGTCACACCCGCATCAACGCTGGTTGCAAACAAGAAGCTGCTTGTATTAATAATGAACGGCGGAACTCAATGAACTGTTATCATGGTTGGGTTCGAAACCCACAGCGCTGCTACAGATGTTGCAAGAACCAAGATTGTGTGGGAGAAAGAAAGGAAAGAAAAACACCGCCTTGCCAGAAAG CGATGCTGGATTATTTCAACCGGTTCGATGCAAATGAGGATGGTCTTGTTGAAGCATGGGAGGCAGATTTACAATCCTCCGGTCGGGGAATGAAAAGTAAATCAGTGTTTGCATCTCTACTTAATGTTCAGAACAATTTCAGGCAAACTGGAGTTACACTCGGTGTGTTTACCGAAGCAATGTCGGCGTGGCTTGAAGAAAAGAAGCTG GTGGCCGATAGGAACGGTAATGGTAAAATTTCGTTCTGGGAATTTTATTGGTTTCTAAGAAATGAAATGCACATGGTGACAAAAGGTAGCATCGGTAGAAAAAAAGCAGAGGAAATGTTTTTTCGGATGGCTGGACCGAGGCGACAGCTTGATCTGTGCCAATTCATGAATATTTACTCAAATAAAGTATCTAAAGAATTGACAG TAATCAGGTGCAAGGAGAAATTGTACACACCTTCACACGGAACAAAAAGTTGCACCAACAGTGACGTCACCGACAGCGTTTGTACGTTTAAGTGCAACCTTGGATATCGAATGATTGGCAATGGAACTATCACTTGCGCCAGAACTGCGCGTTGGACTTCCAAACCCCCACGATGTGAAC GCATTAAATGCTTCCCAGAAACGATCAGTTTGCATGGCGGCATGATCACGTGCTCAAACTCCAACTACGCATTCAGCCAATGTCGTGCAGAGTGCAATGAATCACGTGGTTTCGTTATGACCGGCGAAGGAACGAAATCTTGCAGGGGTGATGGGACTTGGTCGGAAGAGCAGGCTTGTTGTTCCA GACCTTGTCCACCATACGCGATTcttgatctggtgctcatattTGACAGCTCAAGTTCGGTGGGCCTCGAGAACTGGAAAAAGTTGATGAAATTTTGCGCAGAAATCGTTGGCTCTTTTACCATAGGCAGAGATCTTATGCGTGTTGGCGCCTTCAGGTATAACCAA AGAGTCGACACAGCCACGGAAGTTCTTCTTGGTGAGATCGATACATTTGATGAACTAAAAACTAAAGTGCACAAAATTCCGTACAACGGATCGG GTACGCGAACGGGAAACGCACTGCTACACGCTTATAATCATAGTTTAAACGCACCTGGCAACAGACCTAACGTGCGAGACattgttcttgtttttacGGACGGTGTTTcacacgatgacgtcattgaacCAGCGCGGCTGTTGCAAAGCAGGGGAGCAGAT ATAAACGTGGTCGGGATCAAGAACAGCCGGGGTCGGTTGGATATCAACCAGATGAGAGAAATGGTGAGCAAACCAATTGATGAACATATCACTGTGATATCTCAAGGTTTTGAATCCCTTACGTCGGAGTTTGTGAACAGAATATCACGATTAGTTTGTGGCAATCCATGCAA GCACATCATTTCATGA
- the LOC100178949 gene encoding claudin-4-like isoform X4, translating to MAAVSYGLINISAVLGVLSSLMMLIILILPEWRINSVVASEINMSMVRAREGIWIRCVSYSNAYWNCDTFDVSLIGLPAYLNAFRALMIIGFIASLGGVVCSVLGMRCASVVDEESKAKRWIVIIGGLCHIAAGVLTGICVSWYAAEVVWEYYSPYYQTQKLKYTLGACLYVGWIAMLFALVAGCLMTCCACCNKPADSTNTYSYNPAKLQAPNHSYPEPTVYRSEPVVEKAVYDHRPDYYRSSSKSKRSKYSNRRDEHSSSGSSSRSNSPSRHSRSHKSRSSRHASDSIRASGFV from the exons ATGGCAGCAGTTAGTTATGGCTTAATCAACATATCCGCTGTACTTGGCGTACTTTCCTCTCTGATGATGTTAATAATTTTGATCTTACCTGAGTGGCGAATTAACTCGGTCGTTGCCTCTGAGATAAATATGAGTATGGTGCGAGCAAGAGAAGGAATCTGGATCAGATGCGTCTCGTATTCAAATGCTTACTGGAACTGCGACACGTTTGATGTGTCGTTGATTGGACTGCCGG CATACTTGAATGCATTTCGTGCCTTAATGATCATCGGATTCATCGCATCTCTTGGTGGTGTCGTGTGTTCAGTGCTTGGGATGAGATGTGCGAGTGTTGTGGATGAGGAAAGCAAAGCTAAAAGATGGATCGTGATCATTGGTGGATTATGTCACATTGCGGCCG GAGTTCTAACAGGTATATGTGTTTCCTGGTACGCTGCTGAGGTTGTTTGGGAATATTATTCGCCCTATTACCAAACTCAAAAGCTCAAGTATACACTCGGTGCTTGTTTGTACGTTGGCTGGATTGCCATGTTATTTGCTCTGGTGGCTGGCTGTTTGATGACTTGCTGCGCCTGTTGCAATAAACCTGCAGACAGTACCAACACTTATTCTTACAATCCTGCAAAACTACAGGCACCAAATCATTCTTATCCAG AGCCTACCGTTTACCGAAGTGAACCTGTGGTCGAAAAGGCAGTATATGATCATAGACCTGACTACTATCGGTCATCCTCTAAAAGCAAACGGTCCAAGTACTCCAACAGACGAGATGAACATTCAAGCAGCGGTTCCAGCAGTCGATCAAACAGTCCAAGCCGCCACAGCCGAAGCCACAAAAGCAGAAGCAGCCGACATGCAAGTGACAGTATAAGAGCAAGCGGTTTTGTTTAA
- the LOC100178949 gene encoding claudin-15-like isoform X1, with translation MPNYNNQNYPNDPYDNDRAAGVPSNGIRTASTCLAFLSLVMFAFVLGAPYWRTTANWGSVSAITNIWEFEGLFLTCVKSGGGQGTSQCYQMTAFMGAGTTSNGFNSGYVGTIYTYLNAFRALMIIGFIASLGGVVCSVLGMRCASVVDEESKAKRWIVIIGGLCHIAAGVLTGICVSWYAAEVVWEYYSPYYQTQKLKYTLGACLYVGWIAMLFALVAGCLMTCCACCNKPADSTNTYSYNPAKLQAPNHSYPEPTVYRSEPVVEKAVYDHRPDYYRSSSKSKRSKYSNRRDEHSSSGSSSRSNSPSRHSRSHKSRSSRHASDSIRASGFV, from the exons ATGCCGAATTACAATAATCAGAATTACCCCAACGATCCGTATGACAACGACCGGGCTGCTGGTGTGCCGTCAAACGGTATTCGTACTGCATCAACATGTTTAGCATTTTTATCTCTGGTCATGTTCGCCTTTGTGCTTGGTGCCCCTTACTGGAGGACGACGGCTAATTGGGGGTCAGTTTCTGCAATTACCAATATCTGGGAATTCGAAGGACTTTTCCTAACTTGCGTGAAGTCCGGCGGCGGACAAGGCACTAGTCAGTGCTACCAAATGACTGCGTTTATGGGCGCTGGGACGACATCTAACGGTTTTAATTCAGGATATGTTGGTACCATTTACA CATACTTGAATGCATTTCGTGCCTTAATGATCATCGGATTCATCGCATCTCTTGGTGGTGTCGTGTGTTCAGTGCTTGGGATGAGATGTGCGAGTGTTGTGGATGAGGAAAGCAAAGCTAAAAGATGGATCGTGATCATTGGTGGATTATGTCACATTGCGGCCG GAGTTCTAACAGGTATATGTGTTTCCTGGTACGCTGCTGAGGTTGTTTGGGAATATTATTCGCCCTATTACCAAACTCAAAAGCTCAAGTATACACTCGGTGCTTGTTTGTACGTTGGCTGGATTGCCATGTTATTTGCTCTGGTGGCTGGCTGTTTGATGACTTGCTGCGCCTGTTGCAATAAACCTGCAGACAGTACCAACACTTATTCTTACAATCCTGCAAAACTACAGGCACCAAATCATTCTTATCCAG AGCCTACCGTTTACCGAAGTGAACCTGTGGTCGAAAAGGCAGTATATGATCATAGACCTGACTACTATCGGTCATCCTCTAAAAGCAAACGGTCCAAGTACTCCAACAGACGAGATGAACATTCAAGCAGCGGTTCCAGCAGTCGATCAAACAGTCCAAGCCGCCACAGCCGAAGCCACAAAAGCAGAAGCAGCCGACATGCAAGTGACAGTATAAGAGCAAGCGGTTTTGTTTAA
- the dkc1 gene encoding calcium-binding protein 39, which produces MSIFKKGHKSPYDVVKSLTAAINVLEVHPAGTKKVEKATEDVTKNLVAMKAIMCGTEQHEPQSELIAQLSQEIYKSDIIELVLRNLSHISFEGKKDFTQIFNNLMRRQIGTRMPTVEHFCTREKMLEILINGYEKPDIALSCGVMLRECIRSEALAKAVLSSKEFPKFFDYVEMSTFDIASDAFATFKDLLTRHKVVCAEFLNANYDQVFDCYTQLLGSENYVTRRQSLKLLGELLLDRHNYTIMTKYISRPENLKIMMNNLRDQSRNIQFEAFHVFKVFVANPNKTKPILDILLKNQQKLVDFLTNFHNDRSDDEQFNEEKAYLIKQIRELQ; this is translated from the exons ATGTCCATATTTAAGAAGGGTCATAAAAGTCCGTATGATGTTGTTAAAAGCTTGACAGCAGCTATCAATGTTTTGGAAGTACATCCTGCTGGAactaaaaaagttgaaaag gcaaCAGAAGATGTCACCAAAAATTTGGTTGCAATGAAAGCTATAATGTGTGGCACTGAGCAACATGAGCCTCAGTCGGAACTTATTGCTCAGCTCTCTCAAGAGATATACAAAAGTGACATCATCGAACTTGTGCTAAGAAACTTGTCACATATATCTTttgag GGTAAAAAGGACTTCacccaaatatttaataatctAATGCGTCGACAAATAGGAACACGAATGCCAACAGTTGAACACTTCTGCACAAGAGAGAAAATGCTTGAAATTTTAATCAATGg ATACGAAAAGCCGGACATTGCGCTCAGCTGTGGTGTTATGTTGCGAGAATGCATTCGTTCAGAAGCATTAGCCAAAGCAGTTCTTTCTTCAAAGGAGTTTCctaaattttttgattatgtTGAAATGTCAACATTTGACATTGCATCTGATGCTTTTGCCACCTTCAAG gaCCTGCTGACCAGACATAAAGTAGTATGTGCCGAGTTCCTCAACGCAAACTACGACCAAGTATTCGATTGTTACACCCAACTTCTTGGATCGGAAAACTACGTAACCAGGAGGCAGTCACTGAAG TTGCTGGGCGAGCTGTTACTGGACCGTCACAACTACACCATAATGACGAAGTACATCAGTAGACCAGAAAACCTCAAGATCATGATGAACAATTTGCGCGACCAGAGCCGGAACATTCAGTTCGAAGCTTTTCACGTGTTTAAA GTGTTCGTTGCAAATCCCAACAAGACCAAACCCATCCTCGATATTTTGCTGAAGAATCAACAAAAGTTGGTCGACTTCCTCACTAACTTCCACAACGATCGTTCGGACGACGAGCAGTTCAACGAAGAGAAAGCTTATCTCATTAAACAG atACGTGAGCTTCAATAA